The following DNA comes from Candidatus Nanopelagicales bacterium.
CCCTGGCCCGAGCGCACGGACACGCGGACGCTCAGCCGTGACAGCTCGGACTTGACCTCTTCCGCGCGGTCCTTGTCGCGAATCTCTCGAACCTCGCGCGAACGCCTGATTTGCGAGATCTGCTTCTCGCCACCCTTCGTCCAAGCGATAGCCATCCCTTGGGGAACAAGGTAGTTGCGACCGTACCCATCCTTGACGTCGACGACGTCGCCCGCGGAGCCAAGACTGTCGACCTCTTTGGTCAAGATCAGCTTCATTCCGTCTCCTTGCCGATCAACGAGCTGTAGAGGTGTAGGGCAGCAACGCCATCTCCCGGGCGTTCTTCACCGCTGCGGCCACCGACCGCTGGTGCTGGTTGCAGTTGCCGGTCACGCGACGAGCCCGAATCTTCCCCCGGTCTGATATGAACTTGCGCAGCAGCGCGATGTCCTTGTAGTCCACATACTCGACATTGTCCAAGCAAAACTGACACGGCTTCTTCCGAGTCGGCCTGACTATCTGAGGCTTCGCCATCTACTTGACTCCCGAAAAGTGCGCCGGTCTGCTCGGACCGGACATCTGTTGCTGTTTCTTCTTTGTTGGCCCGCTTCGGCTCGCCGACGGGCCGGATCGTCGCTAGAACGGAGGCTCGTCGCCCGGAGGCGGCGTGGCCCAGGGATCGTCAGCGCGAGCGGGGGCACTCCCACCACTAGCGGCGCCACCAGCAGCGCCACCGGCACCACCGTTTGACCTCTGGACGCGGTTGACTTTGGCG
Coding sequences within:
- the rplI gene encoding 50S ribosomal protein L9; amino-acid sequence: MKLILTKEVDSLGSAGDVVDVKDGYGRNYLVPQGMAIAWTKGGEKQISQIRRSREVREIRDKDRAEEVKSELSRLSVRVSVRSGQGGQLFGRVTEKDLAGAIRAAGGPDIDRGIVHVPDPIKHVGAHLIEIRLHPEVSAELSVEVVSE
- the rpsR gene encoding 30S ribosomal protein S18, with the protein product MAKPQIVRPTRKKPCQFCLDNVEYVDYKDIALLRKFISDRGKIRARRVTGNCNQHQRSVAAAVKNAREMALLPYTSTAR